One region of Yersinia bercovieri ATCC 43970 genomic DNA includes:
- a CDS encoding DEAD/DEAH box helicase translates to MNINPQGFEIRNREVNNLYQALAQSDLSLDDAELFFDFPMYKGDDDNLVISQMLLISPIYGVIIFYSSGATEYNFEALNKDDRSLERVASFVAARLLKNDRLRRGMLAFSLPVNTLLYSPLIDGNTIRVDSLRNPVVATTRELIASIESFRKDFAENIFYEAISTIQGAKGLLKPEDRNIEKLPPGSKAEKIMGVESKILMFDKDQQEGYIPALNGPQRIRGLAGSGKTVILAMKVAQTLLRDETRRATILYTFSTKSLYQHVIRLIQRFYREFHDDSTNLDRLTVMHSWGGRSNAGVYYEACQAFGHDFLTYPAAQAASRGGMDPFEFACKDLLESVEVKPLFDFVFVDEAQDYGIYFMRLCTKLARDKQVCFGADIFQNIFQKKSPTAKEIFDDGTEFLKDKFLEVCYRTPLGILVSAHALGLGVYGNQVQKIESVGYWEDLGYNVLSRENGEFQESELVDVLRETKNSPTFSHEDTRELLSYNFECKDLEDEINKVATSIENDIMREGLLPEDILVICADDYHCNPYFNKLTKVLSVRDIHTNNVHAEKISIHDFKVKGRVTLSTIHKAKGNEAYSVYIMGTDFLCHNLNIRNRNLLFTAMTRTKGWLYISGIGELTRQLKKEIEMALNNVPHIRFTYPTAKEAQQIEHDIKHGERTSAKDLSELEAMLQKFGSLENVQKLLDEQAGKKGRK, encoded by the coding sequence ATGAACATTAATCCTCAAGGCTTTGAGATACGTAACCGAGAAGTTAACAACCTTTATCAGGCTTTAGCACAATCAGATTTATCACTTGACGATGCTGAATTATTCTTCGATTTTCCAATGTACAAAGGTGATGATGACAATCTCGTTATTTCACAAATGCTGCTTATAAGCCCTATTTATGGAGTAATAATATTTTATTCATCTGGAGCCACAGAGTATAATTTTGAAGCATTAAATAAAGATGACCGAAGCTTAGAGCGTGTTGCAAGTTTTGTTGCAGCCCGCTTACTTAAAAATGATCGCTTAAGAAGAGGTATGCTCGCTTTTAGCTTACCCGTGAATACTTTATTATATTCCCCTCTAATTGATGGAAATACTATTAGAGTAGATTCATTAAGAAACCCTGTTGTGGCGACCACCAGAGAATTAATAGCCTCTATTGAATCGTTTAGAAAAGACTTTGCTGAAAATATTTTCTACGAAGCTATTTCGACAATACAAGGAGCTAAGGGCTTATTAAAACCTGAAGACAGGAATATAGAAAAACTTCCTCCTGGTTCAAAAGCCGAAAAAATAATGGGGGTTGAGTCAAAAATTCTAATGTTCGATAAAGATCAACAAGAAGGATATATTCCTGCACTTAATGGTCCACAGCGTATTAGAGGGTTGGCTGGGTCTGGTAAAACTGTAATTCTCGCAATGAAAGTTGCACAAACATTGCTACGTGACGAAACTCGAAGAGCAACTATTCTTTATACTTTTAGTACAAAGAGCCTTTATCAGCATGTAATTAGACTTATCCAACGATTTTATCGAGAGTTTCATGATGATTCCACGAACCTCGATAGATTGACAGTAATGCACTCTTGGGGAGGAAGATCAAATGCTGGTGTCTACTATGAAGCATGCCAAGCTTTCGGTCATGATTTTTTGACTTATCCCGCAGCTCAAGCAGCTAGCAGAGGGGGCATGGACCCATTCGAATTTGCTTGTAAAGACTTACTTGAAAGTGTCGAAGTAAAACCTCTATTTGATTTTGTATTTGTTGATGAAGCCCAAGACTATGGTATTTACTTTATGAGGCTATGTACAAAATTAGCCCGTGATAAACAAGTCTGCTTTGGTGCTGATATTTTTCAAAACATTTTTCAGAAGAAAAGCCCAACAGCAAAAGAGATCTTTGACGACGGCACTGAGTTTCTTAAAGATAAGTTTCTTGAGGTTTGTTATCGAACACCTCTAGGTATTTTGGTTAGTGCCCATGCTTTGGGATTAGGCGTTTATGGCAATCAAGTGCAAAAAATAGAAAGTGTCGGGTATTGGGAAGATCTTGGTTATAATGTTTTATCAAGAGAGAATGGCGAATTCCAAGAGTCAGAATTAGTTGATGTTTTAAGGGAAACAAAGAACTCTCCAACATTCTCACATGAAGATACTAGAGAACTATTAAGTTATAATTTTGAATGTAAAGACTTAGAAGATGAAATTAATAAAGTAGCAACATCAATTGAGAATGACATCATGAGGGAAGGACTTCTTCCTGAAGATATTTTAGTTATATGTGCTGATGATTACCATTGTAACCCATATTTTAACAAACTAACTAAAGTACTTTCCGTGAGAGATATCCATACAAATAATGTTCATGCTGAAAAAATATCAATTCATGATTTCAAGGTAAAAGGTAGAGTAACATTAAGTACAATTCACAAAGCAAAAGGAAATGAAGCCTATTCTGTATATATCATGGGCACTGACTTCTTATGTCATAACTTAAATATAAGAAATAGAAATTTATTATTTACTGCGATGACAAGAACAAAAGGTTGGCTATATATAAGTGGTATCGGTGAACTTACAAGACAACTCAAAAAAGAGATTGAGATGGCTTTAAATAACGTTCCACATATAAGATTCACATATCCTACCGCAAAAGAAGCTCAGCAGATTGAACATGATATTAAGCACGGAGAACGAACATCCGCAAAAGACTTAAGTGAGCTTGAGGCTATGTTGCAAAAATTCGGCAGTCTAGAAAATGTGCAGAAACTCCTAGATGAGCAAGCTGGTAAAAAAGGTAGAAAATGA
- a CDS encoding DUF2290 domain-containing protein, with amino-acid sequence MNVFREIRAIRACVSLVENAGLLSDLNESVNLPYNYVAQARGLPYLEYWNLYKRNFWFHIKLSDDGLILFEETTFRYIMSPISIPTIGDFINYELGSDWDSFTEEEQNSYIQSQNFKNSYESFIETTSDYKSFTPIRLDQHPHQRKAITHPAHHLHIGYENESRIPVKRVLTPLAFTAFILSTFYPDGWKKLHIDGHINEESICELKSKLSMIGHIDQCYWDTTWEENRLYLV; translated from the coding sequence ATGAACGTATTTAGAGAGATTAGAGCCATAAGAGCTTGTGTATCACTGGTCGAAAATGCCGGTTTACTAAGTGATCTTAATGAATCTGTGAACTTACCTTACAATTACGTTGCACAAGCTCGCGGACTCCCATATTTAGAGTATTGGAACTTATACAAAAGGAATTTTTGGTTTCACATTAAACTGAGTGATGATGGGCTTATTTTATTTGAAGAAACCACCTTCAGATATATAATGAGTCCAATATCTATTCCTACGATAGGTGACTTTATTAATTATGAGTTAGGTAGTGATTGGGATTCATTCACGGAAGAAGAACAAAATAGTTACATACAGTCCCAGAATTTCAAAAATTCCTATGAAAGCTTTATTGAAACCACTTCTGACTATAAAAGTTTTACTCCAATAAGATTAGATCAACATCCACATCAGCGCAAAGCTATTACACATCCAGCCCATCATTTACATATAGGCTACGAAAATGAATCGAGAATACCAGTCAAACGTGTATTAACGCCGTTGGCATTCACAGCTTTTATATTATCTACATTTTATCCCGATGGATGGAAAAAACTCCATATTGATGGGCATATAAATGAGGAAAGTATCTGTGAGTTGAAATCAAAATTATCTATGATTGGGCATATAGATCAATGTTATTGGGATACAACCTGGGAGGAGAATAGACTTTATCTAGTATGA
- a CDS encoding anti-virulence regulator CigR family protein, protein MFKCRGLIAVLAAIISLSMFATPALANPGNGNSGGNHGNSGNHGNSQKGNASQKNTTSADHRKNYGKPDHVDSDINYNLARNLAVNFGLTGYQSLPPGIAKNLARGKPLPPGIAKKSVPASMLGQLPYYPGYEWKMVGNDLVLIALSTAVVTAIINGVFD, encoded by the coding sequence ATGTTTAAGTGTCGCGGTTTAATCGCAGTATTGGCAGCTATTATCTCTCTTTCCATGTTTGCAACACCGGCACTGGCAAATCCGGGTAATGGCAACAGTGGTGGTAACCATGGCAATAGCGGCAATCATGGGAATAGCCAAAAAGGTAACGCTAGCCAGAAAAATACCACGTCAGCCGATCATCGTAAAAACTATGGTAAACCTGATCATGTTGACTCAGATATTAACTATAACTTAGCCCGCAATCTGGCAGTTAACTTCGGCCTGACGGGTTATCAATCATTGCCGCCAGGCATAGCGAAAAATTTGGCCCGCGGGAAACCCCTTCCTCCAGGCATTGCAAAGAAAAGTGTTCCTGCTTCCATGCTGGGGCAGCTCCCTTATTACCCAGGATATGAGTGGAAGATGGTGGGTAATGATTTGGTGCTGATCGCATTGAGCACTGCCGTCGTAACGGCAATCATTAACGGCGTTTTTGATTAG
- the arsC gene encoding glutaredoxin-dependent arsenate reductase — MSNITIYHNPDCGTSRNTLELIRNSGVEPTVIYYLETPPSRDKLVKLIANMGISVRALLRKNVEPYEQLRLAENPFTDDQLIDFMLQYPILINRPIVVTPQGTRLCRPSEIVLEILPEPQKGVFTKEDGERVIDAFGKQYK; from the coding sequence ATGAGCAACATTACTATTTATCACAATCCAGACTGTGGTACATCCCGTAATACGTTAGAACTCATCCGCAATAGTGGAGTCGAACCAACAGTTATTTATTATCTCGAAACACCCCCGAGCCGCGATAAGCTGGTAAAGCTCATTGCTAATATGGGAATAAGTGTCAGGGCCTTATTGCGTAAGAATGTTGAGCCTTATGAACAGCTAAGGCTGGCAGAAAACCCGTTTACGGACGATCAGTTAATCGATTTTATGTTGCAATATCCTATTCTGATTAACCGCCCGATTGTTGTTACCCCACAGGGAACACGACTATGTCGCCCTTCAGAAATAGTGCTTGAAATATTGCCTGAACCACAAAAAGGTGTGTTTACCAAAGAAGATGGCGAAAGGGTTATTGATGCATTTGGCAAACAATATAAATAA